In Armatimonadota bacterium, a genomic segment contains:
- a CDS encoding thiamine pyrophosphate-dependent enzyme: MKAVFTRPQSLTETPMHYCPGCTHGVAHRLVAEVLDELGIRGRTIGVASVGCSVFAYNYFNVDFQQAAHGRAPAVATGIKRVLPDRVVFTYQGDGDLAAIGTAEIVHAANRGEQITVIFINNAVYGMTGGQMAPTTLPGMRTTTTPFGRDVRVAGHPLHVAEMLATLKGVAYLARVALCGVAHITRAKRAIRKAFQAQLDGKGFSLVEVLSTCPVTWGLSPIEAVRWLEANMLPAYPLGEFVTSEGKERL; the protein is encoded by the coding sequence TGAAAGCGGTCTTCACCCGTCCCCAGTCGCTCACCGAGACGCCGATGCACTACTGCCCCGGCTGCACCCACGGCGTGGCGCACCGGCTGGTGGCCGAGGTGCTGGACGAGCTGGGCATCCGCGGGCGCACCATCGGCGTGGCTTCGGTGGGCTGCTCCGTTTTCGCCTACAACTACTTCAACGTGGACTTCCAGCAGGCGGCCCACGGCCGGGCCCCGGCGGTGGCCACGGGGATCAAGCGCGTCCTGCCGGACCGGGTCGTCTTTACCTACCAGGGCGACGGGGACCTGGCCGCCATCGGGACGGCGGAGATCGTGCACGCCGCCAACCGCGGCGAGCAGATCACGGTCATCTTCATCAACAATGCCGTCTACGGGATGACCGGAGGGCAGATGGCGCCGACGACGCTGCCCGGGATGCGGACCACGACCACGCCCTTCGGTCGGGACGTTCGTGTGGCCGGGCATCCGCTCCACGTCGCGGAGATGCTGGCCACCCTCAAAGGCGTGGCCTACCTGGCCCGGGTGGCCCTGTGCGGGGTGGCGCACATCACTCGGGCCAAGCGGGCCATCCGCAAGGCCTTCCAGGCGCAGCTCGACGGCAAGGGGTTCTCGCTTGTGGAGGTCCTCTCCACCTGCCCGGTGACCTGGGGGCTCTCGCCGATCGAGGCGGTCCGCTGGCTGGAAGCCAACATGTTGCCGGCGTATCCTCTGGGAGAGTTCG